The segment ATCTTGCCTATGTATGACTGGCTGCACTTGCACCATGAAGATTTTACAGGGCAGTTTGGAAAGTTTTGGTTTGCTTACCGCAACGCACCCTGGTATCAGGAAGATGTCAGGCTTGCCCAGGAATTGGTCAACAAGTTAGGCTATAAAAAAGTACCCGAACTTAAGCTTGCGGTTGCAATAAAAATCCGTGACTTTGTTGCTGGTGGGGGGTATATGTTTGCTATGTGTTCAGCTCCTGAAAGTATTGATATCGCCCTTTCATCTGAAGGTGTGGACATCGTGCACGAAGTATTGGATGGCGACCCGGTGGATCCAAATGCCCAGCAAAAACTTGACTTCAGCAGGACCTTTGCTTTCGAAAATTTTACCATAGTACCCAACCCCAATATTTACGAGAAGTCAAATATTGATGTAGCCAAGACAGGCCGGGATGAACGAAGCGATTTCTTTACCTTGTTTGAATTCTCAGCCAAATGGGACCCTGTGCCAACCATGCTTACTCAAAGTCATGCTACTATTCTCAAGGGGTTTATGGGGCAAACCACTGCTTTCCGTAATGAAGTGATCAAGCCTACGGTTACCATCCTTGGGGAGACCCGTGCAAAAGAGGAAGCAAGGTATATTCACGGAGCATTTGGTCGGGGAACATTCACCTTCCTCGGTGGCCACGACCCTGAAGATTACCGGCATTTTGTGGGAGATCCTGCTACCGATCTGAATTTGTATGCAAATTCGCCTGGTTACAGGCTGATTCTGAACAACGTCCTTTTCCCTGCAGCCCGTAAGCAAAAACAAAAAACCTGATTTGGCCTGGAATTACTTCTTTCGCTTATAGGTTAGAAAAGTCATATCGTAAATGTTTTTTTCGTCGGCTTTCCTGTCAAGCCGTTCAATCAATTGCCATTGATTAGGATCTACGTCGGGAAAGAACGCATCCCCTTCAAAGGAGGCAAAAACGCGGGTGATATATAGGGTATGGGTTTGGGGCAGGTCAATGGTCTGCTGATAAATTTCGGCTCCTCCTACCACAAAAACCTCCTCACGTTTCCCGACAAGTTTAAATGCCTTTTCCAATGAATGAGCGATTTCGCATCCTGCAGCATCATAATCTTTTTTTCGGGTGATGACAATGGTGTGACGACCCGGTAATGGTTTCCCTATCGATTCAAAGGTTTTGCGCCCCATGACCATTGTGTGGCCAATGGTGAGCTTTTTAAAATGTTGTAGGTCAGCCGGCAAGTGCCATAACAGACGGTTGTCGGCTCCAATGACGTGGTTGTTGGCTACAGCTGCTATTAGGGTAATCTTCATAGTGAAAATTAAATTTCGCATTGGAAATCAATACAATACAAATACTTATTACGGGGATTAAAGGTAATGGTTTTTTTGTGCGAGGTCAAGTTTTGAAGGAACTCACTGTGTGTATTCACTCTTTTTGGCGATATTTGATGCTTTAAATTTACCCAGGTATGAATCCTAACTTTTTTGAGCAGGATTATCTTATTCATTATTATGAAACGGCCCAAAGACAAGAACTTCGGATTACCAACCTGATGAATTACTTTGAGGAGGTAGCCCTGATGCAGAGTGAGGAAAGGAAAGTGGGCCTAAACTATTATCAGAAAAACAATGTTGGTTGGATGTTGCATAAATGGGATATCACCATTCAGCGAAACCCGGTATTTGGGCAGCAGATCCTTGTTCGCACCCTGCCAGTATCCATGGTTGGGTTTATGGGTTTTCGCAAGTTCTGGGTATTTGATTCCAGCGGTAAAACAATGATTACGGCAAAGTCAGCCTGGATCTTTGTCAACACCCTGTATAAACGCCCTATACGCGTGAGCGAAGAAATGAAACGGGCATATCGCACTGTCACCCAGCCTGAAGAAAAACTTGAGATTCCCGATGTCCCGGCTTTACAAAAAGCAGATTTTTCAAGGGAATTCTTTGTCAGACAGGCAGATATCGATATCAATCAGCATGTGAACAATGTGAGATATCTTGACTGGGCCCTCGAAGCTCTTCCCCCTGAAATGAAAATGGATCACCAAATTGAAAACATCGGGATTGTATTTAAAAAGGAAACCACCTACGGGCAGATGATCAACTCGCAGGTGGAGCTTAGGGAAGAGGACGGAGTACTAAATTCCGTTCACAGGATTCTTGACGATCGGGGCCGCGAAGCCTGTGCTCTGATGATCAGGTGGCAGCATGCTGTGCCCGCATAGCCTCCTGGAGCTTTTTGTATATTACGGAATAAGTTTCCCCTTGTAATGCTAAAAGTGATTTTTGTAAATCCTTAAACCGGTTCTGTACTCTAGTTTTCATTTCGCTTGAAGGGGAAAGCTTCTTCAACTGCCCTGTGACTCCCAGCAACAAGATCAGCAGGTGGATTTCCCGATCAGGTTTTCTGCTGTATATCAGTACCCGTTCCAGTTTGAGAAGTTCGGGTTTCAGTTTGTCGGGCTTGTTGACACGAAAACGATACCCAACTTTTATTCCAAGAAATCTTACCACACTGGTCTGGATGAGGCGTTGTTTTCTCATCCAATCAATTTGTTGCGAAACCAGGCGGTTTTTTTTGAGGAGTAAGCCCCTCAGAGCCCAACGGGTTTTCTGTCCATCACGCCCAACAAGAAATTCCAATATGCCATTGAGCACAGGATCTCCTGTATCCTTCTGGACAAAATGCCAGCGGCCGTCTTCTATTTTGAGCAAACCTTTCATTGCAAGATCCATCAGGCTCCCGTACATGATCAGGTTGCTCAACTGACTTCGCTGCCTGAGGTTGCCTTTTTCCTGGTTTATGGAAAAAAGGAAATACGTTTCCTTAAGGCCTGTTTCCATGATTTTTTGTTTTTATTCTTCTTCTTCCTTTGGCTTGACCTTGGATGGTTTATTCCTCCCGGCCTCTTTCAGGGCTCGGTGAATAATCCACTCCAACTGGCCGTTGACACTCCGGAAATCGTCAGCAGCCCATTTCTCCAGCGCCTCCATCATTTCTGGCTGCAGACGCAAAACAAATGGCTTCTTTTTACTCATAAGCCGTTTATTGGTGCAAGGTTCCTGTATTGATCACTGGGCTTGCATCCTTGTCTGAACAAAGCACAACCATGAGGTTACTTACCATCGCGGCTTTTTTCTCCTCATCAAACTCCAGGATGTCCTTTTCGGACAATTGTTGCAGAGCCATCTCCACCATTGAAACTGCGCCTTCGACGATTTTCTGGCGGGCAGCCACAATGGCGGTAGCCTGCTGACGGCGCAACATCGCACCGGCAATCTCGGATGCATAGGCCAGGTAGGCAATGCGTGCCTCAATTACCCGGATTCCCGCAATGGCCAGCCGTTCAACCAATTCTTTTTCCAGTTCATGGTTGACTTCCTCACCCCCTGCGCGAAGCGAAATCTCTGACTCCTCATCATCAAAATTGTCATAAGGATAGGCTCCAGCAAGTTTGCGAATGGCAGCTTCACTCTGCACATCAACAAAGCGAATGTAGTCATCCACTTCAAAGGCGGCCTTGAAAGTGTTCTCCACCTTCCAAACCAGTACAATGCCGATCATGATAGGGTTCCCTAACTTATCGTTCACCTTGATGGGGTCACTGTTCAGGTTACGGGCACGCAACGAGATCTTTTTTCTGCTGTAAAAGGGATTGATCCAGTAAAACCCGTTGCGCTTAATGGTCCCGTTGTAATTCCCGAAAAGAACCAGCACAACTGACTCGTTGGGATTAACGATCTGCAAACCGATCCAGCAAAGAACATCCAGAAGTAAAATAAACAACCACCAGGGGTTCTGTAGTTTGATAGCCGCAAAAATGGGTCCGGCAAGAAGAATCAGGGCAACCAACAGTCCAAGGTAGCCCAGGTAGGGTGACAAGCGTTTTTCTTTTTCCATGGCATGTGATATTAAAATGATATCACAATGATAAAACATTTTCTTATATCACACAAGGATTTTTGAAAAAATATTTTTTTAATTAATCCCCGAATTATGCACAGGCCATATTTTCAGGTATTTAGGTAATAATGGCAGGGTATTATGCTAAAGCAGCAAGTATAAAGGCGGGGAAATAGTTCTGCCCTGTTTAAAAGGAAGAGTGGAAATTTGATTTAAAAACAAGCCCTCCTGCCTTTGCTTGCAGGGAAAAAAGACTTTTGATTTAGGGTTTTTCTAAATCATAAATCATAAATCATCATTCACCAATCCTAAATCAATTATCAGATTGCAACAGGAGCCTTGATATGCGGATGGGGGTCGTAGCCTTCCAGGGAAAAATCCTCGTATTTAAAGTCAAAGATATTCTTTACTTCCGGGTTCAGGTGCATTTTTGGAAGAGGCCTGGGTTCACGGCTGAGTTGCAGGCGAGCCTGGTCAAGGTGATTCAGGTATAAGTGTGCATCGCCGAAGGTATGCACGAAATCGCCTGGCTCGAGATTGCAAACCTGGGCAATCATCAGGGTGAGCAATGCATAGGAGGTAATATTGAAAGGCACGCCCAGGAAAATGTCAGCACTGCGCTGATATAGCTGGCATGAAAGTTTGCCTTGAGCCACGTAAAACTGGAAAAGCACGTGGCAGGGGGGAAGCGCCATTTGTTCGATCTGGCCTACATTCCAGGCACTAACCATGAGTCTCCTTGAATCAGGGTTTCGTTTAATCTGTTCAATCAATTGGCTGATCTGGTCAACGGTACGCCCATCGGCCTGCCAGTTTCGCCACTGCGCCCCGTATACAGGGCCCAGGTTGCCTTCTGTATCTGCCCACTCATCCCAGATGCTTACCCCGTTTTCTTTCAGGTATTTGATGTTGGTGTCCCCCTTGAGGAACCACAGCAACTCATGGATGATGCTGCGCAAGTGCAGTTTCTTGGTGGTGATTACAGGAAAACCTTTACTTAGGTCAAACCGCATCTGATAACCAAACACACTTAAGGTTCCCGTACCCGTGCGGTCATCTTTTTTGGTGCCGGTTTCCAATACATAATTCAAGAGCTCGAGATAGGGGCGCATACTGATTCCTTTTATCCAAAGTTAGGTTTTTGACCTTTAAAAATCAAATCATTTTTTATCAGTTAACGGCCATTCAATATAAAGCCCTGAACAAAAAACATTCTTCTTTTACAGGTTTTTCAATTATTAACCGAAAAGTAAAAATTCATTCAATGACAAAAAGGTTCCCAACGAAGCCGCGGAAAAAGAATATAACCAAGAAGGCCTTCAGATGCTGCCTTAAAATCAGATAACGCTATGGTTTATCCCAGGACTACCCCCACCATCGTGGCGCTCATCAGGGCCGCAAGGGTACCTCCAAGCAGTGCCCGCATCCCATATTGCGACAACAACACCCGTTGATTCGGGGCCAGCGATCCTATGCCCCCAATTTGTATCCCGATGCTGGCAAAGTTGGCAAACCCGCATAAAAGATAAGTGGACATAATGATGGATTTGGGGTCGGCAAAGGCCCCGGCCGCTTTCAGCTCAGCCAGGCTCACATAGCCAATGAACTCCGTCATGATCACTTTCTCTCCCAGCAAACGACCGGCCAGGGTGATGTCGGGGCCACTGACTCCAATCAGCCACATGAGGGGTGAAAAGGCATAGCCAAGGATAAATTGCAGGGACAGGCGCGTGTATTGTCCCTCGGTGAGGTTGGCGATTGAGCCGTTTAGATTGGTCCAGTCGCCGATTTTGCCGGAAATAAAGTTAAACATGGCGATGAAGGCAATGAATACTACTAGCATGGCAGCTACGTTCGCAGCCAGCTTAAGCCCTTCCGACGTACCGTTAGAGATGGAGTCCAACACGTTGCTGCCGATCCTGTCTTTGCTGATCTCCACATTTTCATCAATTTTCTCTGTTTGGGGTACCAGTATCTTTGAGATGACCACCGCGCCTGGGGCCGCCATAATAGAAGCCGCTAGCAGGTGCTTGGCAAAGATCAGTCGCTGTACAGGGTCATCACCACCAAGAAAACTGATATAGGCGGCCAGAACACCCCCTGCCATGGTGGCCATCCCCCCAGTCATCACCAACAGCATCTCTGACTTGTTCATTTTGGGCAGGTAAGCCTTAATCATCAGCGGTGACTCGGTTTGCCCCAAAAAAATGTTGCCGGCAACAGACAAGCTTTCTGCCCCTGAAATCCCCATAGCTTTGGTCATTAGCCAGGCAAGCCCGTATACTACCTTCTGAATAATGCCCAGGTAAAATAACAGGCTGGTCAGTGCTGAAAAGAAAATGATTGTGGGTAACACCTGAAAGGCGAAGATGTATCCGTATTTTGAAGTATCCAGGAATCCCCCAAATAAAAACTCAGTTCCGGCTTTGGTGAAATCCAGCACCAGGACAAAAAGCTTTCCTACAAATTCAAAGAAATGCTGCACCGGTGGGATCTGTAAAATGCTGAATGCAAGTAAAGCCTGGATGGCCAGCCCAATAATCACAACCTTCCAGTTTATTGACTTGCGGTTAGCGCTGAAAATCCAGGCAATAAAGACCAGGGAGATCATCCCCAGCAAGCCTCTGAAAAGATTCCTGAGAGAGAAGCCCTGTTCATAAATTTTTTCGGCATTGGCAACAGTGTTTTGTGGAAGCTCTTCAGCCACCGCTGCCGGTAAACCTTCTGTTACCGCTGTATCCTCCGCTGCTTCACCTGAAACAGCCTGCTCCATGGCTTGCTCTATGTTTTCAACCTGTTCTTCGACTTGATCAGGGGAGGTTTGTTCCTGACCTTGCGCAGAAAGGCCGGTGGATTGAAAAACAAGAAACGCTAAAAGGAAGGCCATCAGTAAATTCAGGGTCTTTTTCATCAGAATCAGATTAAATGGGAATGTGTCTTAACGAAAAAATCCTGTCCTTTCGGACAGGATGCAAACCTATCAATTTTTTTGCTTTGGAAGGAGATCAATCTGTTTTTTTATCTTTATCAATAAAATTATTTTTTGCCTTTGCGCCGTTCGATCTCATCCCTGATTTTTGAGGCCCGTTCGTATGCTTCCTCATCAATGGCGGCCATCAGCATGGTTTCCAGTTCGCCTACTGATAGCTGGCCGTATTCTTCATCAGTTGTTATTTTCTCGCGGGGGACCGGTTCAACTCCCGCTTCCTCTTTTTCATCCTGCAAAACCATACCAGCTTCTTTAAGAATAGATTCGTAGGTATAGATCGGGCAATTAAAACGTACGGCCAGGGCTACCGCATCAGAAGTACGCGAGTCGATCTCCACTTCCCGGCTCCCATCATGGCAAACCAGTTTGGAGAAAAAGATCCCCTGGCTGAATTTGTAAATGATTACCTCATTGATCAAAATATTGAAGGTAGAAGCAAAATTGCGGAAAAGGTCGTGGGTAAGGGGCCGGCTGGGCTTCATCTTTTCCAGTTCTATAGCAATAGCCTGTGCTTCAGAACTACCGATGATGATTGGGAGCCTTCGCTTTTCACCGGTTTCACCTAAAATTAAAGCATAAGCCCCGGCCTGCGATTGGCTGTATGAGATTCCTAGAACTTCAAGTTGAATTTTCTTCATGGTCCTGTTCAGATGCCTGTTTAGTCAAGAAAAGGGCATAACCCCGAAAATCCGTTGACAACAAAATTAGCTTATTTTTATGAGAATTTCATGATTTTCTCCCAGATTCCCCCATTTGATGTCATGGCTTTGACTTTTGGTTGGCAGGTTTTAATTGCAAAAAAAAACAGATTTATATGCATAACCAATTCCATTTTATTAAATAATTTTTACTTTTGGCCACTATTAATGCCACTATTAACCAATAACAACTTAAACTTTAAAAGGAGGGAAAAATGCCTGTATTTTTTTGGTTAGTGCCACTGAGTTCAGTAACAGCTTTGTTGTTTGCCTTTTTCTTTTTTAAGCAGATGATGGGCTACAGCGAAGGGACCGACATGATGAAAAAGATTGCCAAACACGTCAGGGACGGTGCTGGAGCTTATTTGCGACAGCAGTACAAAGTAGTATTTCTGGTTTTTTTGGCGTTGACTGCCATTTTTAGCATCATGGCCTTTGGCCTGGGAATTCAGAACCACTGGGTTCCGTTTGCCTTCTTAACTGGTGGGGCCTTTAGCGGGCTGGCTGGTTTCTTTGGCATGCGCGCTGCCACCTATGCCTCTGCCAGGGTTACCAATGCCTGCCGCGAATCTCTCAACGGAGGTCTCAGGCTGGCTTTCAGAAGCGGGGCCGTCATGGGTCTTGTTGTTGTCGGCCTCGTGCTGCTCGACATCTCCATTTGGTTTATAGTCCTTAACCTGGCTGTGCCCGAGGCTGAGACCGGTTTCAAACTGCTGACGATCACTGCCACCATGCTCACATTCGGAATGGGAGCTTCCACCCAGGCGCTCTTTGCCCGTGTGGGCGGGGGTATTTATACCAAGGCTGCCGACGTGGGTGCCGACCTGGTGGGTAAGGTCGAAGCTGGCATTCCTGAGGATGACCCCCGAAATCCTGCAACCATTGCTGATAACGTAGGCGACAATGTCGGTGACGTAGCCGGTATGGGTGCCGACTTGTTCGAATCTTTCGCCGGTTCCATTCTGGCAACCGCCCTGTTGGGTGCTGCAGCTTTTGCCGGTTTTGGCAATGAAATGCAGATGAATGCCGTCATGGCTCCAATGCTTATTGCTGCCGTGGGCACACTGCTGTCTATTGCCGGGGTTTTTATGGTCCGCACCCGTGAAGGAGCTACCCAAAAGGAACTCCTCAAGGCACTTGGGATCGGTGTCAATACCAGTGCCGGCCTCATCGTGGTCTTTTCTCTTGCCATTCTTTTCCTGCTGGGCTTTGATAATTACCTTGGGCTTTGGGGATCTATTGTCGTTGGTCTTCTCGCAGGAATCGGTATCGGGCAATCGACCGAATATTTTACTGCTTCAGCTTATGGACCCACACAACGCATCGCCAAGGCAAGTGAAACAGGGCCTGCCACCATTATCATTGCGGGCGTTGGTACGGGTTTTATTTCCGCAGCTATTCCAATGGCTATTATCGTGGTCGCTATTACCTTATCCTATTTATTTGCTTCTGGTTTTACATTCGATGCCGGTGCGCTCAATATGGGTTTATATGGCATTGGCATTGCCTCTGTCGGAATGCTTTCCACCTTGGGGATCACACTTGCCACCGATGCTTACGGCCCCATTGCCGACAATGCCGGCGGAAACGCCGAGATGTCAAAGCTGGGTCCTGAGGTGCGCCGCCGTACTGATGCCCTCGACTCCCTGGGCAATACTACTGCCGCCACGGGTAAAGGCTTTGCAATAGGCTCTGCAGCCCTTACTGCTCTGGCCTTGCTTGCTGCCTATTTCGAGGAGATCAAGATGATGTACGTCAAGTTTCTCGACCAGCCCAACTTCCTCATCAATGGCAAGGAAGGCGCTGTGGAAGCTCAGTATGCCAACTTTATCGACTTTATTTACCATTACGAGATTCACCTGATGAACCCCAAGGTGTTGGTGGGGGTATTCCTGGGTGTGATGAGCGTATTCCTGTTCAGCGGGATGACCATGAATGCTGTTGGCCGCGCTGCCCAGAAAATGGTCGATGAGGTACGCCGCCAGTTCCGCACCATTGCAGGCATCCTGGAAGGGACAGCTGAACCTGATTATGCCCGTTGTGTGGCGATTTCTACAAAAGGCGCCCAGCGCGAGATGATGATCCCTTCATTTGTGGCACTTTTGATACCGGTTATCGTAGGACTCATTTTTGGGGTGGCGGGGGTTACTGGACTGTTGATCGGAACCATCACCTCTGGTTTTGCCCTGGCTATCTTTATGGCCAATGCCGGGGGTGCCTGGGACAATGCCAAGAAATACATTGAGGAAGGACATTACGGTGGCAAAGGCTCTGAAAGCCATAAAGCCGCAGTCATTGGCGATACCGTGGGCGATCCTTTCAAAGATACCTCAGGTCCCAGTCTGAACATCCTTATTAAACTGATGACTATGGCTTCGGTGGTTACTGTGGGCGTCGCTGTTTCTTACAGCCTGCTTTAATCTTTCTGCGGACCCTTTGATCAAAGGTTATAATTTTTGTTAAAAAAACGCAGGTAAACATGACGTTTGCCTGCGTTTTTTTTGTTTCAAACGAAAAAATCAATTTTCTTATTTATAGATTTTTGTGCACCCAGTCCCTTCACCAGCCTATGGCTCTTCGTTTTATGTCGATGAGTCTGAAAATAGAGTGGCAAAAAATGTTATCAGGTTGCAGGCCGGAAAAAATAAACATTTTCCGGTCATTGGAGTTAACCTTTTGTAAAGCACCCTAACATTTTAGGACTTAGCTATTTTGATTAACTTTGTAGTATAAATGATCACACACATGAACAACAAACAAGTCAAGACCCTTCGTGAAGCGCTTGACACCAGTGCGACCCTCTTTTCAGAACGTCCTGCCCTTTCTTTTGTAGGAGGACCGGCGCTTACCTATGCAACGGTTCGATCACTGGCCAGGCAAATCATGGCATGGCTGTCAGATAACGGCATTCAGAAAGGCGACCGGGTAGCCCTGTTAAGCCAGAATATGCCCCATTGGGGGGTGGCTTACCTGGCAGTAACCAGTATGGGGGCTGTGGTAGTCCCAATCCTCGTCGATTTTAATGAGCCAGAGATTAATAAAATTATTGCTCACAGTGAGGCTAAAGCCCTTCTTGTTTCTGAAAAACTGTCAGCAAAAATCAATAAACACCTGCCCGCTTCAGTTAATCTGGGTCTCTTACTTGATACGCTGACCCCGATCAGTCTTGAGAAACTGAAGAATGACCGGATTATCCTAGTAAAGGATGGCCTCAGAGAAGTGGATCCCAATGCTGATTTCCCGGCTCCGGCTGAAGAGGATCTGGCTGCCATTCTATATACCTCAGGCACAACAGGAAACCCCAAAGGTGTCATGCTTAGCCACCGGAACCTGGTGTCCAATGCTATCAATACCCTGGGCATCCAGAATGTGGATATCAACGACCGGCTCCTTTCGGTTTTGCCACTGCCTCATACCTACGAATGCACGATAGGTTTTATCATTCCTTTCATCGGCGGCGCCGTGGTGTATTACCTCGAAAAACCTCCGACCGCATCCGTGTTGCTTCCTGCAATGAAAGAGGTAAAACCCACGATGATGCTTACCGTTCCCCTCATTATTGAGAAGGTTTACAACGGCCAGGTAAAGCCTAAACTGCATAAGAGCAAAATGATGCGCGGCATGATGAAGGTCAGGTTAATGCGAAAGTTCTTCCACAAAGTAGCCGGAAAGAAAATCTATAACGCCTTTGGCGGAAACATGCACTTCTTTGGCATAGGCGGCGCCAAGCTGTCAGCCGAAACTGAACGTTTCCTGCGCGATGCAGGATTCCCCTATGCCATCGGTTATGGCCTTACCGAAACATCGCCTTTGCTGGCCGGTTGCTCTCCTAAACTAACCAAATACCGCAGTACGGGCTTCAACCTGCCCAACCAGGAGATAAAGATCCTCGATCCTGATCCCCATACCGGTGAAGGCGAGATCGTGGCCAAAGGTCCCAACGTAATGATGGGCTATTACAAGGATCCTGTGCAAACCGCAGAAGTATTTACCAAGGATGGCTGGTTCAAGACCGGCGACCTGGGCGTGCTCGACAAAGACAATTACCTCTACATCAAGGGCCGCCTCAAGAATATGATACTGGGGCCTTCGGGCGAAAACATCTACCCCGAAGAGATCGAAGCCCTGATCAATGGAGAAGACCTGGTGCTTGAGTCACTGGTCTATGAACTTAAAGGACAATTGGTGGCCAAGGTTCACCTCAATTACGAAGAGCTTGAAAAACGCTACCAGGATTTAAAAGACTCCGCACAGGACTATAAGGAGCGGATGGGTAAGGTTGTTGATGAGAAACTGAATGAAATTCGTGATAAGGTCAATGCGACCATGAACCGCTTTTCGCGCATCAGTTCGATGGAGGAGCAACCAGATCCTTTCGAAAAAACACC is part of the Bacteroides sp. genome and harbors:
- a CDS encoding Arc family DNA-binding protein — translated: MSKKKPFVLRLQPEMMEALEKWAADDFRSVNGQLEWIIHRALKEAGRNKPSKVKPKEEEE
- a CDS encoding SPFH domain-containing protein; translated protein: MEKEKRLSPYLGYLGLLVALILLAGPIFAAIKLQNPWWLFILLLDVLCWIGLQIVNPNESVVLVLFGNYNGTIKRNGFYWINPFYSRKKISLRARNLNSDPIKVNDKLGNPIMIGIVLVWKVENTFKAAFEVDDYIRFVDVQSEAAIRKLAGAYPYDNFDDEESEISLRAGGEEVNHELEKELVERLAIAGIRVIEARIAYLAYASEIAGAMLRRQQATAIVAARQKIVEGAVSMVEMALQQLSEKDILEFDEEKKAAMVSNLMVVLCSDKDASPVINTGTLHQ
- a CDS encoding acyl-ACP thioesterase domain-containing protein, which produces MNPNFFEQDYLIHYYETAQRQELRITNLMNYFEEVALMQSEERKVGLNYYQKNNVGWMLHKWDITIQRNPVFGQQILVRTLPVSMVGFMGFRKFWVFDSSGKTMITAKSAWIFVNTLYKRPIRVSEEMKRAYRTVTQPEEKLEIPDVPALQKADFSREFFVRQADIDINQHVNNVRYLDWALEALPPEMKMDHQIENIGIVFKKETTYGQMINSQVELREEDGVLNSVHRILDDRGREACALMIRWQHAVPA
- a CDS encoding GPP34 family phosphoprotein codes for the protein METGLKETYFLFSINQEKGNLRQRSQLSNLIMYGSLMDLAMKGLLKIEDGRWHFVQKDTGDPVLNGILEFLVGRDGQKTRWALRGLLLKKNRLVSQQIDWMRKQRLIQTSVVRFLGIKVGYRFRVNKPDKLKPELLKLERVLIYSRKPDREIHLLILLLGVTGQLKKLSPSSEMKTRVQNRFKDLQKSLLALQGETYSVIYKKLQEAMRAQHAAT
- a CDS encoding nucleoside transporter C-terminal domain-containing protein, translated to MKKTLNLLMAFLLAFLVFQSTGLSAQGQEQTSPDQVEEQVENIEQAMEQAVSGEAAEDTAVTEGLPAAVAEELPQNTVANAEKIYEQGFSLRNLFRGLLGMISLVFIAWIFSANRKSINWKVVIIGLAIQALLAFSILQIPPVQHFFEFVGKLFVLVLDFTKAGTEFLFGGFLDTSKYGYIFAFQVLPTIIFFSALTSLLFYLGIIQKVVYGLAWLMTKAMGISGAESLSVAGNIFLGQTESPLMIKAYLPKMNKSEMLLVMTGGMATMAGGVLAAYISFLGGDDPVQRLIFAKHLLAASIMAAPGAVVISKILVPQTEKIDENVEISKDRIGSNVLDSISNGTSEGLKLAANVAAMLVVFIAFIAMFNFISGKIGDWTNLNGSIANLTEGQYTRLSLQFILGYAFSPLMWLIGVSGPDITLAGRLLGEKVIMTEFIGYVSLAELKAAGAFADPKSIIMSTYLLCGFANFASIGIQIGGIGSLAPNQRVLLSQYGMRALLGGTLAALMSATMVGVVLG
- a CDS encoding bifunctional nuclease family protein, whose protein sequence is MKKIQLEVLGISYSQSQAGAYALILGETGEKRRLPIIIGSSEAQAIAIELEKMKPSRPLTHDLFRNFASTFNILINEVIIYKFSQGIFFSKLVCHDGSREVEIDSRTSDAVALAVRFNCPIYTYESILKEAGMVLQDEKEEAGVEPVPREKITTDEEYGQLSVGELETMLMAAIDEEAYERASKIRDEIERRKGKK
- a CDS encoding thymidylate synthase, with protein sequence MRPYLELLNYVLETGTKKDDRTGTGTLSVFGYQMRFDLSKGFPVITTKKLHLRSIIHELLWFLKGDTNIKYLKENGVSIWDEWADTEGNLGPVYGAQWRNWQADGRTVDQISQLIEQIKRNPDSRRLMVSAWNVGQIEQMALPPCHVLFQFYVAQGKLSCQLYQRSADIFLGVPFNITSYALLTLMIAQVCNLEPGDFVHTFGDAHLYLNHLDQARLQLSREPRPLPKMHLNPEVKNIFDFKYEDFSLEGYDPHPHIKAPVAI
- a CDS encoding dihydrofolate reductase — protein: MKITLIAAVANNHVIGADNRLLWHLPADLQHFKKLTIGHTMVMGRKTFESIGKPLPGRHTIVITRKKDYDAAGCEIAHSLEKAFKLVGKREEVFVVGGAEIYQQTIDLPQTHTLYITRVFASFEGDAFFPDVDPNQWQLIERLDRKADEKNIYDMTFLTYKRKK
- a CDS encoding sodium-translocating pyrophosphatase, whose amino-acid sequence is MPVFFWLVPLSSVTALLFAFFFFKQMMGYSEGTDMMKKIAKHVRDGAGAYLRQQYKVVFLVFLALTAIFSIMAFGLGIQNHWVPFAFLTGGAFSGLAGFFGMRAATYASARVTNACRESLNGGLRLAFRSGAVMGLVVVGLVLLDISIWFIVLNLAVPEAETGFKLLTITATMLTFGMGASTQALFARVGGGIYTKAADVGADLVGKVEAGIPEDDPRNPATIADNVGDNVGDVAGMGADLFESFAGSILATALLGAAAFAGFGNEMQMNAVMAPMLIAAVGTLLSIAGVFMVRTREGATQKELLKALGIGVNTSAGLIVVFSLAILFLLGFDNYLGLWGSIVVGLLAGIGIGQSTEYFTASAYGPTQRIAKASETGPATIIIAGVGTGFISAAIPMAIIVVAITLSYLFASGFTFDAGALNMGLYGIGIASVGMLSTLGITLATDAYGPIADNAGGNAEMSKLGPEVRRRTDALDSLGNTTAATGKGFAIGSAALTALALLAAYFEEIKMMYVKFLDQPNFLINGKEGAVEAQYANFIDFIYHYEIHLMNPKVLVGVFLGVMSVFLFSGMTMNAVGRAAQKMVDEVRRQFRTIAGILEGTAEPDYARCVAISTKGAQREMMIPSFVALLIPVIVGLIFGVAGVTGLLIGTITSGFALAIFMANAGGAWDNAKKYIEEGHYGGKGSESHKAAVIGDTVGDPFKDTSGPSLNILIKLMTMASVVTVGVAVSYSLL
- a CDS encoding asparagine synthetase B, with the translated sequence MRRFIITAVFLFIALFSQAAYILIPMDNTQRNHLKAYGIAYFVLTKDVEVSWLLNYRGGSFMFPHHSVFEEECMVRGVSMQVIADVQASAILQEISDTEVNMEEIKLHKVPKIAVYTPPNSLPWDDAVTLALTYAEIPYDPVYDEQVLSGILPMYDWLHLHHEDFTGQFGKFWFAYRNAPWYQEDVRLAQELVNKLGYKKVPELKLAVAIKIRDFVAGGGYMFAMCSAPESIDIALSSEGVDIVHEVLDGDPVDPNAQQKLDFSRTFAFENFTIVPNPNIYEKSNIDVAKTGRDERSDFFTLFEFSAKWDPVPTMLTQSHATILKGFMGQTTAFRNEVIKPTVTILGETRAKEEARYIHGAFGRGTFTFLGGHDPEDYRHFVGDPATDLNLYANSPGYRLILNNVLFPAARKQKQKT